TCGCGAGCGATAAAGAAAACTCGGCTTATCACCAGTCTTGGCGAAAGCATTAGTTACCCTTATGCTTTAGTACAAAAATTTGATGGAATAAAATAACCTCGAACTCTCAGGCGCTTAAATGGAAAAGTTTCACAAAAGAAGATATACACAGCACAAAAGCTGTCCGAAAAGGCGAACCTTCTCGGACAGCTTTACTATTTTCCGTGTATTTCTTTCATTATGTCTTTGTAAATAGCCGGGTTTGCAGCAAGAAGGGTATCTTTATTAAGAAAGGTGAGCTTGTTTCCTTCATAGTTTGTCGCGATCCCGCCTACCTCTTCAAGAAGGACATATCCCCCTGCCATGTCCCAGGGAGCGAGGTTGAAGCTGATATAGGCTTCGATCCTGCCGCATGCGACATAGGCCATTTCCAGTGAAGCCGCACCGTATGAGCGGATGCCGCGGGACTGATTCACGAGAGCTTCCAGACGGCGGTCTTTCATGACCCAACCTGCGTTGAAGCTCAGAAGTGACTCGTTCATTGTGACGTTCTCAAGCCGGGGCAATGGTTCCTCGTTCAGGAAGGCACCTTCACCATTAAGGGCAGTAAAAATCTCGTCCGCCATCACATCATAA
This DNA window, taken from Alteribacter keqinensis, encodes the following:
- a CDS encoding inositol monophosphatase family protein: MTQEQWQSIYETAISWTKEAGENIRKMMDDTYEIHTKVNEHDLVTDVDRETELFFKNKINEKYSTHRIMGEEGLGDVVDDLDGTVWIIDPIDGTVNFVHQKCYFAISIGVFHEGKGMVGIIYDVMADEIFTALNGEGAFLNEEPLPRLENVTMNESLLSFNAGWVMKDRRLEALVNQSRGIRSYGAASLEMAYVACGRIEAYISFNLAPWDMAGGYVLLEEVGGIATNYEGNKLTFLNKDTLLAANPAIYKDIMKEIHGK